One stretch of Pomacea canaliculata isolate SZHN2017 linkage group LG11, ASM307304v1, whole genome shotgun sequence DNA includes these proteins:
- the LOC112575309 gene encoding uncharacterized protein LOC112575309: protein MSGLPPSASPQKGKRRKGGGKSSEDHDQVKVYLHAVTDEQSALLTDSVNTPPLQKVKKKSGADVEFDPNPSPVPGMKTIIIRGILSQIEDAIRLINKKTGSKATLSEEAQEFWVRWVEASFPELDSRAYFLPPVYLNRVPMTRELIAGQDVLLLQSEPGQVGQTNQQGAQDPTHPRPSFQNSDLRDDAVCQRVFFCLETMSKQHNEVLVAISQLSFGQYLGEPHFAAAAVCLPLPANLPSALPRHWKRGDFDVLLIHRQYGLVVCEVKAFGDNTQTLSMSQQEINKNIGKKLKQAVSQLDKAEAMLSHLVSDIAPGLRITKTIAFPNLTAHQLQQAISGDTQLTQDLCRCLGTTDPADITGLCLCCDQLSDPKTPCDVSSHVLTELGHWWQRLVAEGWG from the exons atgtctggtcTTCCACCATCTGCTTCTCCACAAAAG GGAAAGCGCCGGAAAGGAGGTGGAAAGAGTTCTGAAGACCATGATcaggtcaaagtttacctacatGCCGTGACTGACGAACAGTCTGCACTGCTCACGGATTCAG TGAATACACCTCCACttcagaaagtgaaaaagaagtCAGGTGCTGATGTAGAGTTTGATCCTAACCCATCACCTGTGCCAGGAATGAAGACTATCATCATTCGCGGAATTTTATCTCAGATCGAGGATGCAATAAGACTCATCAATAAGAAGACTGGTtcaaag gCAACTTTATCAGAGGAGGCTCAGGAATTTTGGGTACGATGGGTTGAGGCCTCGTTCCCTGaactcgactctcgcgcctacttcctgcctcctgtctacctcaaccgcgtgcccatgaccaGAGAGTTgattgctggtcaggatgttctaCTCTTACAGTCAGAACCTGGACAGGTTGGTCAAACTAATCAACAGGGTGCTCAGGATCCCACTCATCCGCGTCCTAGCTTTCAAAACAGTGACTTAAGAGATGATGCAGTGTGTCAacgtgttttcttttgtttggaaACAATGAGTAAACAACACAACGAAGTTTTGGTTGCAATCAGCCAGCTTTCATTCGGACAGTATCTGGGGGAACCTCATTTTGCTGCTGCGGCAGTCTGCCTCCCTCTACCTGCCAACCTTCCGTCTGCTCTGCCTCGGCATTGGAAAcgaggagactttgatgtgcttcttattcaccgacagtacggtcttgtcgtctgtgaggtgaaggcttttggtgacaacacacaaacactgagtATGtcacagcaagaaataaacaagaacatcggaaagaaactaaaacaggccgtgtcacagctggacaaggcggaggccatgttgtctcacctggtgtccgacatcgctcccggtctgcgcatcactaagaccatcgctttccccaacctcacagCTCATCAACTTCAACAAGCCATCTCCGGCGACACCCAGCTAACTCAG gacctgtgtcggtgtctgggtaCAACAGACCCCGCCGATATtactggtctgtgtctgtgctgtgatcagctgtctgaccccaagaccccgtgtgacgtcagtagtcacgtgctgacggaactcggacactggtggcagcgacttGTGGCTGAGGGCTGGGGCTGA
- the LOC112575311 gene encoding HRAS-like suppressor 3, which yields MASREVTRHNREVLASLDVGDLVEFPRGNYSHWAVYLGGKDVIHLAGDDNDGLNAQLNPTYLTSFSGQCFNKAIVRIDSFYHVAGTDKAQRSNILDEKKQPLPRRQIVQRALSKLGEEGYNILMKNCEHFATWCRYGEASSDQVEFWVDKATQKCNVM from the exons ATGGCGAGCAGAGAGGTTACTAGACACAACAGGGAGGTGCTGGCAAGTCTAGACGTAGGAGACCTGGTAGAGTTTCCACGTGGAAATTACTCTCACTGGGCTGTCTACCTGG GTGGCAAAGATGTGATTCATCTGGCAGGAGACGACAACGACGGGCTGAATGCACAGCTGAACCCAACTTACTTAACCAGCTTCAGCGGTCAGTGCTTCAACAAGGCCATTGTCCGCATTGACAGCTTCTACCATGTTGCTGGGACGGACAAGGCACAACGCAGCAACATTCTGGACGAGAAAAAACA ACCACTGCCTCGTCGCCAGATCGTGCAACGGGCTTTGTCCAAGCTCGGTGAGGAGGGCTACAACATCCTCATGAAGAACTGCGAGCACTTCGCCACCTGGTGTCGCTATGGAGAGGCCAGCAGTGACCAGGTGGAATTCTGGGTGGACAAAGCCACCCAGAAATGCAATGTGATGTAA
- the LOC112575310 gene encoding HRAS-like suppressor 2 — MTNSKEFSLNHELVLELELGDIVEFPRENYSHFGIYVGDGNVIHALAEDTIIAVCGKALSRVSYASSSSSGITMKTFIKGTVIQQNFFDVAKKSVAKKNNLLDGKIKPLSPKKIVEKAKSMMEKSCDYDLLKTNCEHFATWCRYGIGYSKQTNSFCLNAFPPSIEEAIPDTRDFM, encoded by the exons ATGACGAACAGCAAGGAATTTTCTTTAAACCATGAATTGGTGCTAGAGTTAGAGCTAGGAGACATTGTGGAATTTCCACGTGAGAATTACAGCCATTTCGGCATCTATGTCG GTGATGGAAATGTAATCCACGCATTAGCAGAAGATACGATCATAGCCGTTTGTGGCAAAGCGCTTTCCCGTGTTTCCTATGCTTCAAGCAGCTCCTCTGGCATCACGATGAAGACATTTATCAAAGGCACTGTTATTCAGCAGAATTTTTTTGATGTTGCTAAGAAGTCTGTAGCAAAAAAGAACAACTTACTCGATGGCAAGATTAA GCCACTCAGTCCCAAGAAAATCGTGGAAAAGGCCAAGTCCATGATGGAAAAGAGCTGCGATTACGATCTACTCAAGACGAACTGCGAGCACTTTGCAACCTGGTGTCGCTATGGCATCGGAtatagtaaacaaacaaacagtttttgTCTTAATGCTTTCCCACCTTCTATTGAGGAAGCAATACCAGATACAAGAGACTTCATGTAA